The following are encoded together in the Flavihumibacter fluvii genome:
- a CDS encoding diacylglycerol/lipid kinase family protein produces MQKPIAILCNPRAGKHRSAKIFQTITSKLVERSIPFHGFEEEWPDQLNGFSAAWLIGGDGTLNYFINHYRQARLPLAIFKGGTGNDFAEYLYGKANTTEMVDIILQARPKPIDAGICNGQLFLNTIGIGFDGKVLEQMNTIRWMGSFFGYYTAIIKNIFTFKEPLYSIQSDQQQPVKGRFLLVLVSNAPTTGGGFKVSPFARPDDGALNVITCGPLSVIKRLCSLPSVRTGNHLRFPFIHHHTIQSIQIDCALRVPAQVDGELMVTNSFTCNVLPKHYLFLY; encoded by the coding sequence TTGCAAAAACCTATTGCCATCCTCTGTAACCCGCGCGCCGGAAAACACCGATCCGCTAAAATCTTTCAAACCATCACTTCGAAACTGGTAGAAAGGTCCATTCCTTTCCATGGATTTGAAGAGGAATGGCCGGATCAGCTTAACGGATTTTCTGCTGCCTGGCTGATCGGCGGGGATGGTACTCTGAATTATTTCATCAACCACTATCGTCAGGCCAGGCTCCCATTGGCTATATTTAAAGGCGGCACTGGTAATGATTTTGCGGAATACCTCTATGGTAAAGCCAACACCACTGAAATGGTGGATATCATTTTACAGGCAAGACCAAAACCCATCGATGCCGGAATATGTAACGGTCAACTTTTCCTGAATACGATCGGAATCGGGTTTGATGGGAAGGTCCTTGAACAAATGAACACCATCCGCTGGATGGGAAGTTTTTTCGGGTACTATACAGCGATCATCAAGAATATTTTCACTTTTAAAGAACCCCTGTATTCAATTCAGTCCGACCAGCAACAGCCTGTTAAAGGCCGGTTCTTATTGGTCCTGGTCAGCAATGCTCCGACGACCGGTGGCGGTTTTAAAGTTTCACCATTTGCCAGGCCAGATGACGGCGCACTTAACGTTATTACTTGTGGTCCACTGAGTGTAATAAAAAGACTATGCAGCCTGCCCTCCGTAAGAACGGGGAACCACCTTCGTTTCCCCTTCATACATCATCATACCATTCAATCCATCCAAATTGATTGTGCATTACGGGTACCTGCCCAGGTGGACGGCGAATTGATGGTTACCAACTCTTTTACCTGTAATGTTCTGCCCAAACATTATTTATTCTTGTATTAG
- a CDS encoding LemA family protein encodes MNSKNLILIIIVGVILLLGGCGCNGYNSMVKLDENVKKMWANVQSDYQRRSDLIPNLVSTVKGAANFEQKTLTDIVEARAKATSVQVDPTNITPEKLAEFQQAQAGVTSSLGRLLAVVENYPDLKANQNFRDLQAQLEGTENRIKRSRNDFNTAVQDYNSTVRTFPNNIFANMFGFRVKDGFQSDPGADKAPQVQF; translated from the coding sequence ATGAACTCAAAGAACCTTATACTCATCATCATCGTAGGTGTAATTCTTTTACTGGGCGGTTGCGGTTGCAATGGCTATAACAGCATGGTTAAGCTGGATGAAAATGTAAAAAAAATGTGGGCGAATGTGCAAAGTGACTACCAGCGCAGGTCAGACCTTATCCCCAACCTGGTGAGCACAGTGAAGGGTGCTGCAAATTTTGAACAAAAAACCCTTACGGATATTGTTGAAGCCCGTGCAAAAGCTACTTCAGTCCAGGTTGATCCTACCAATATTACCCCGGAGAAGCTGGCTGAATTCCAGCAGGCACAGGCCGGCGTGACCAGTTCATTGGGCCGCTTACTGGCAGTGGTGGAAAATTACCCCGACCTGAAGGCTAACCAGAACTTCCGCGATTTGCAGGCACAACTGGAAGGAACAGAAAACCGTATCAAGCGTTCCAGGAACGATTTCAACACTGCCGTACAGGATTATAACAGTACTGTTCGCACCTTCCCCAATAATATTTTCGCAAATATGTTTGGATTCCGTGTAAAAGACGGATTCCAGTCAGACCCCGGTGCTGATAAAGCGCCTCAGGTTCAATTCTAG
- a CDS encoding M1 family metallopeptidase, whose product MKKGIIGSLLMTILFTTGYGQVNDGEEAAVSKIYRETSTRINDLVHTKLDARFDFEKAWMYGKVWITLKPHFYSTDSLALDAKGMDIKSVALVTGKTNSPLKYTYDGYTLRITLNKTYKGGETYTVYIDYTAKPNDLTVKGSAAITDAKGLYFINPKGEEKNKPTQIWTQGETEATSVWCPTIDRTEQKCTEEIAMTVPAKFVTLSNGKLVSQKKNADGTRTDSWKMDLPHSPYLFFMGAGDFAVIKDSYKGKEVSYYVEKEYAPVARRIFGNTPEMMAFFSKITGVDYPWVKYSQIVGRDYVSGAMENTTATLHQESAQQDARELVDQNIWEDVIAHELFHHWFGDYVTAESWSNLTLNESFADYSETLWNEFKYGKDAGAAVNYAGMKGYLSNPENAEKHLARFYYNDKEDMFDGVSYQKGGRILNMLRNNLGDSAFFKGLNNYLTTNKFKAAEVHQLRLAFEEVSGRDLNWFFNQWYFGMGHPKLTINYVYDDAAHIAKVIVAQTQDSSNLFKLPIAIDIYENGKKTRHNVTISNQIDTFSFTYQKRPDLINVDGDKVLLCEKEDNKKLEQYVYQYKHAGNYVDRREAIEFSAKNQGNALAQDLMIQALDDSYHGLRKLTLEKLDLKNKAVKTAAEKKISDLAAKDPKRTVRASAIESLSNYDNKNYLPVFLAGIKDSSYSVAGASLEALAAMDNDAAITATKQLAGKPAKGPLLSAITSVAAKNGIEEALDPINSTFGQMPLSQTKFEMLQPLSQLLAKAKDPVRVKTGIDQIVEFRESIPANYRAQTDGYINNMILQGIQNAKQKENTAASLELVEYIKAKRAGDKKGF is encoded by the coding sequence ATGAAAAAAGGAATTATCGGATCGTTGCTGATGACCATCCTCTTTACCACCGGCTACGGACAGGTAAATGATGGTGAGGAAGCAGCAGTATCAAAGATTTATCGCGAAACATCTACACGGATCAATGACCTGGTGCACACCAAACTGGACGCACGCTTCGATTTCGAGAAGGCCTGGATGTATGGAAAGGTTTGGATCACCCTGAAACCCCACTTCTATTCCACCGACTCCCTGGCCCTCGATGCAAAAGGAATGGATATCAAATCGGTTGCCCTTGTAACTGGAAAAACCAATTCTCCGCTGAAGTATACTTATGATGGCTATACCCTGCGGATCACCCTCAACAAAACCTATAAAGGCGGTGAGACCTACACTGTATATATAGATTATACGGCCAAGCCAAACGACCTTACCGTAAAAGGAAGTGCGGCCATTACAGATGCAAAGGGACTCTATTTCATCAATCCAAAAGGTGAGGAAAAAAATAAACCCACGCAGATCTGGACCCAGGGCGAAACAGAAGCCACATCAGTCTGGTGCCCAACAATTGATCGTACCGAACAAAAATGCACGGAAGAGATTGCCATGACGGTACCCGCAAAATTCGTCACCCTTTCCAATGGAAAGCTGGTGAGCCAGAAAAAGAATGCAGATGGCACCCGCACAGATAGCTGGAAAATGGACCTGCCGCATTCACCCTACCTCTTCTTCATGGGCGCCGGCGACTTTGCTGTTATTAAAGACAGCTATAAAGGCAAGGAAGTCAGCTATTATGTTGAAAAGGAATACGCCCCTGTTGCACGCCGCATATTTGGCAACACTCCCGAGATGATGGCCTTTTTCAGTAAGATCACCGGCGTGGACTACCCCTGGGTTAAATACTCCCAGATTGTAGGCCGCGATTATGTGAGTGGTGCCATGGAAAACACTACGGCCACACTGCACCAGGAGAGCGCCCAGCAAGACGCGCGCGAACTGGTTGACCAGAATATCTGGGAGGATGTTATCGCACATGAATTATTCCACCATTGGTTCGGCGATTATGTTACAGCTGAAAGCTGGAGCAACCTTACCCTCAATGAATCTTTTGCAGATTATAGTGAAACCCTTTGGAACGAATTCAAATATGGAAAGGATGCAGGAGCTGCTGTCAATTATGCCGGCATGAAGGGCTACCTCTCAAACCCTGAAAATGCAGAGAAGCACCTGGCCCGTTTTTACTATAATGACAAGGAAGATATGTTTGATGGTGTAAGCTACCAGAAAGGCGGCCGCATTTTAAATATGCTCAGGAACAACCTGGGCGACAGCGCTTTCTTTAAGGGCCTGAACAACTATCTCACCACCAATAAATTCAAGGCTGCAGAAGTGCACCAGCTGCGACTGGCTTTTGAAGAAGTGAGTGGCCGTGACCTGAACTGGTTCTTCAACCAGTGGTATTTTGGTATGGGTCACCCGAAATTGACCATCAATTATGTATATGATGACGCTGCTCATATTGCCAAAGTGATCGTAGCACAAACCCAGGACAGCAGTAACCTTTTTAAATTGCCGATTGCCATTGACATTTACGAAAACGGCAAAAAGACGCGCCACAATGTTACTATTTCCAACCAAATTGATACGTTCAGTTTTACCTACCAGAAAAGACCAGACCTGATCAATGTGGACGGTGATAAAGTATTGCTCTGCGAAAAGGAAGACAATAAAAAACTAGAGCAGTATGTCTACCAGTATAAACATGCCGGCAATTATGTAGACCGCCGCGAGGCCATTGAATTCAGTGCTAAGAACCAGGGCAACGCCCTTGCGCAGGACCTTATGATCCAGGCACTGGATGATTCTTACCATGGTTTAAGAAAACTGACCCTTGAGAAACTGGACCTGAAAAACAAGGCTGTTAAAACTGCCGCCGAGAAAAAGATCAGCGACCTTGCCGCTAAAGATCCCAAAAGAACAGTTCGGGCAAGCGCCATTGAGTCACTGTCAAATTATGACAACAAAAACTACCTGCCGGTTTTCCTGGCTGGCATTAAAGATTCTTCTTACAGCGTAGCCGGCGCCTCACTGGAAGCACTTGCTGCAATGGATAACGATGCTGCCATTACCGCCACAAAGCAACTAGCAGGTAAGCCCGCAAAAGGCCCGCTGTTAAGTGCTATTACCTCTGTTGCCGCAAAAAATGGCATCGAAGAGGCGCTGGATCCGATCAACAGCACATTTGGACAAATGCCGCTTTCCCAGACCAAATTCGAAATGTTGCAGCCTTTATCCCAGTTGCTGGCCAAAGCAAAAGATCCGGTAAGGGTCAAAACCGGCATTGACCAGATCGTTGAATTCAGGGAATCCATCCCGGCCAATTATCGCGCACAAACCGATGGCTATATCAACAATATGATTTTGCAGGGCATCCAGAATGCCAAACAAAAAGAAAATACTGCTGCCAGTCTCGAATTGGTTGAATATATCAAGGCCAAAAGAGCCGGTGATAAAAAAGGATTTTAA
- a CDS encoding phosphoglycerate kinase encodes MSKFSQHSFSGEKALIRVDFNVPLNDKFEITDDTRMRAAIPTIQKILKDGGKVILMSHLGRPKDGPADKYSLRHIVAHLSDLLGGTTVLFANDCIGEQAYLTAGMMRNGEVLLLENLRFYKEEEKGDEAFAQKLAKLGDVYVNDAFGTAHRAHASTAVIAKFFPGEKKMFGLVMEGEVKSAEKVMHEAENPFTAIIGGAKVSDKILIIENLLDRATDIIIGGGMAYTFMKAQGGKIGNSLCEEDRLDMALDLLKKAEAKGVNIHLPSDSVIADKFDANANTSTSPSNAIPDGWMGLDIGAAACNQFSNVIKKSRTILWNGPMGVFEMAKFQHGTKAIADAVAAATEAGAFSLVGGGDSVAAVNQFGYTDKVSYVSTGGGAMLEYFEGKELPGIAAINA; translated from the coding sequence ATGAGTAAGTTCAGTCAACACTCATTCTCCGGTGAAAAGGCATTGATCCGCGTGGACTTCAATGTGCCGTTGAATGACAAGTTTGAGATCACTGATGACACGCGGATGCGCGCTGCCATTCCAACCATTCAAAAGATACTGAAAGATGGCGGCAAAGTTATCCTGATGAGCCACCTGGGTCGCCCGAAAGATGGTCCGGCCGATAAATATTCACTCAGGCATATCGTTGCACACCTCAGTGATTTGCTGGGTGGCACCACAGTATTATTTGCAAATGATTGTATCGGTGAACAGGCCTACCTGACGGCTGGTATGATGCGCAATGGTGAAGTGTTATTGCTGGAGAACCTGCGTTTTTATAAAGAAGAAGAAAAAGGGGATGAAGCATTTGCACAAAAGCTGGCGAAGCTGGGTGATGTATATGTGAATGATGCCTTTGGAACCGCTCACCGTGCGCATGCATCAACCGCAGTGATCGCGAAATTCTTTCCCGGAGAAAAGAAAATGTTTGGCCTTGTGATGGAAGGGGAAGTGAAAAGTGCCGAAAAAGTAATGCATGAGGCAGAAAATCCATTTACTGCCATTATTGGCGGTGCAAAGGTTTCGGATAAGATCCTGATCATCGAGAACCTGCTGGACCGCGCCACAGATATCATTATCGGAGGCGGTATGGCCTACACGTTTATGAAAGCTCAAGGGGGTAAGATCGGCAATTCGCTGTGCGAAGAAGATCGCCTGGATATGGCACTTGACCTCCTGAAAAAAGCAGAAGCCAAAGGTGTTAACATCCATCTTCCAAGTGATTCTGTAATTGCAGATAAGTTCGATGCCAATGCCAATACCTCTACTTCGCCAAGTAATGCCATTCCTGATGGCTGGATGGGACTGGATATTGGTGCGGCAGCCTGCAACCAGTTCTCCAACGTAATTAAAAAGTCCAGGACAATACTTTGGAATGGCCCGATGGGCGTATTTGAAATGGCCAAATTCCAGCATGGGACCAAAGCTATTGCGGATGCAGTGGCTGCTGCCACTGAAGCCGGTGCATTTTCGCTGGTGGGTGGTGGTGACTCTGTAGCCGCCGTAAACCAGTTCGGTTACACCGACAAAGTAAGTTATGTATCTACAGGCGGCGGCGCCATGCTTGAATACTTTGAGGGCAAGGAATTGCCGGGTATTGCCGCTATAAATGCGTAA
- a CDS encoding GNAT family N-acetyltransferase, whose amino-acid sequence MFVPLDRRGKGIASLVLVELEKWSRELGYKKCILETGKNQPEAISLYGKNGYDIIPNYGQYKDIENSVCFEKILI is encoded by the coding sequence ATGTTTGTTCCGCTGGACCGGCGTGGTAAGGGCATTGCTTCTTTGGTATTGGTTGAATTGGAAAAATGGAGCAGGGAACTCGGTTATAAAAAATGCATTTTAGAGACGGGGAAAAACCAACCTGAAGCCATAAGCCTGTATGGAAAGAATGGATATGACATTATTCCAAACTACGGACAATACAAGGACATAGAAAATAGCGTATGTTTTGAAAAAATATTGATATAA
- a CDS encoding helix-turn-helix domain-containing protein codes for MPKFNEWFFTMIFFSAILGIVVACILFFINRNRSLSPRLLSVYLLMFSLVTLQNSLSYTSFFLHFPHLWRFTAWASFGAPVVAYLYVRSVLQQNFKLKRSDWFFFGLVLFGVLTFSRFYLLPAGEKLEVVKAFMANKTLIGKEPEGLLPIGWGIAIRLIMGMGFLTAQYVMLAKMFQKLKTTAASDALRQNMSTIRWLFLFTTVITIFYLIIIVAHYLLIRFSIDLSSLIFFSFFFTILFISLYLLAKPSILYGLQGWLQSPQPYTNITPAAEPVLVDDKRPTLSLGQGQVYKSALETHVFQNQPYRKSGYKIKDLADELAIPSYQLSAFINQEYGKNFNELINDYRVDYITNLLKNDPDYYQFTLEALAREAGFNSRNSFFSAVKKKTGKTPSEFFSTRSLTSYSDNLG; via the coding sequence ATGCCAAAATTCAATGAATGGTTTTTTACGATGATATTTTTTTCAGCCATCCTGGGGATCGTTGTGGCATGCATACTTTTTTTTATTAATCGTAACCGATCACTTTCTCCCCGTTTACTGTCTGTTTATTTGCTGATGTTTTCCCTGGTTACACTGCAGAATAGCCTGAGTTATACCAGTTTTTTTCTGCATTTCCCTCATTTGTGGCGGTTTACTGCATGGGCTTCATTTGGCGCTCCGGTTGTGGCATATTTATATGTAAGGTCCGTGTTGCAACAGAACTTTAAGTTAAAGCGGTCAGATTGGTTTTTTTTCGGGCTGGTTTTGTTCGGTGTGCTCACTTTCTCCAGGTTCTACCTGCTGCCTGCAGGAGAAAAACTTGAAGTGGTGAAGGCTTTTATGGCCAATAAGACACTGATCGGCAAAGAACCGGAAGGCTTACTGCCCATAGGTTGGGGAATTGCCATACGGTTGATTATGGGTATGGGTTTCCTAACAGCCCAATATGTCATGCTGGCCAAAATGTTTCAAAAACTAAAAACCACAGCAGCTTCTGATGCCTTGCGCCAAAATATGAGTACGATCAGGTGGCTTTTTTTATTTACAACCGTAATTACAATTTTCTACTTGATCATAATTGTCGCCCATTATTTGCTGATCAGGTTCTCAATTGACCTATCGTCACTGATATTTTTTTCCTTCTTTTTTACCATCTTGTTCATCAGCTTATACCTGCTCGCTAAGCCATCCATCTTGTATGGTTTGCAAGGCTGGTTGCAGTCCCCCCAACCCTACACAAATATTACTCCGGCCGCTGAACCTGTTTTGGTGGATGATAAAAGGCCGACCTTGTCATTAGGACAAGGACAGGTGTATAAATCTGCCCTGGAGACCCATGTTTTTCAGAACCAACCTTACCGGAAATCTGGTTACAAGATTAAAGATTTGGCTGATGAACTGGCAATACCTTCCTACCAGTTATCTGCTTTTATCAACCAGGAGTATGGTAAGAATTTTAATGAACTGATCAATGATTACCGGGTTGATTACATAACTAACCTGCTAAAAAACGATCCCGATTATTACCAGTTTACGCTGGAAGCCCTTGCCAGGGAAGCCGGCTTCAATTCCCGGAACTCCTTCTTCAGCGCTGTAAAAAAGAAAACCGGTAAAACACCTTCTGAATTTTTCAGTACCAGGTCACTAACTTCATATTCCGATAATTTGGGATGA
- the truA gene encoding tRNA pseudouridine(38-40) synthase TruA, with amino-acid sequence MNRYFIEVTYRGTNYAGFQKQENAHTVQAEVEAALATVLRSGVQLTGSSRTDAGVHALQNYFHFDTGLELKDRLVYNLNAVLPGDLAVNRLVKMPDAAHCRFDAVGRAYRYHIYRHKQPFLQDRAYFFPYTLDYTRMAEAAALLLDYRDFTSFSKRNTQVKTFHCTLSESRWEVGDTGCQYVVRGNRFLRGMVRALTATMLKVGRGKMSVADFCGVIEARDCTLADFAVPAHGLFLEQVEYPDGYFG; translated from the coding sequence ATGAACAGGTATTTTATAGAAGTAACTTATCGCGGAACAAATTACGCAGGGTTTCAAAAGCAGGAGAATGCCCATACAGTGCAAGCTGAGGTGGAGGCTGCTCTTGCTACTGTCCTGCGATCCGGCGTTCAGCTGACGGGTTCCTCGCGGACGGATGCTGGGGTGCATGCATTGCAGAATTATTTCCATTTTGATACGGGGCTGGAATTGAAAGACCGGCTGGTCTATAACCTGAATGCGGTTTTGCCCGGAGACCTGGCTGTGAACCGGTTGGTTAAAATGCCGGATGCAGCGCATTGCCGGTTTGATGCTGTGGGCAGGGCATACCGGTACCATATTTACAGGCACAAGCAGCCTTTTTTGCAGGACAGGGCCTACTTTTTCCCTTACACACTCGATTATACACGGATGGCGGAAGCGGCGGCGTTGCTGCTGGACTACCGCGATTTCACCAGTTTCAGTAAACGCAATACACAAGTCAAAACCTTCCATTGTACTTTATCGGAAAGCCGGTGGGAAGTGGGTGATACAGGCTGTCAGTATGTGGTGCGGGGAAACCGGTTTTTACGCGGTATGGTGCGTGCGCTGACGGCAACCATGTTAAAGGTGGGAAGGGGGAAGATGAGTGTAGCGGATTTTTGTGGCGTAATTGAGGCGCGGGACTGCACCCTGGCTGATTTTGCAGTACCGGCGCATGGTTTGTTCCTGGAGCAGGTGGAGTATCCGGATGGTTATTTTGGGTAA
- a CDS encoding TPM domain-containing protein, translating to MKRIIVLFLTLVITLSVTAQRVLPKPNPPRLVNDAANLLTPDQAATLESKLVAYDDSTSNQIVVVTVTTLNGLDPNEYATELGRLWGVGGSEHNNGVVVLISTGTGAESEGRKVYISAGYGLEGALPDIILKQIVESEMVPNLKAGNYYRAVDEATSALIRAAAGEYKAPAGYNKRGKQKGIPAGLIFFIIILVIVIMSRRGGGGGGGMMSRRGFRGWNSGPPIIFFPGGGGGSSGGGGWSGGGGGGGFGGFGGGGFGGGGAGGNW from the coding sequence ATGAAGCGAATTATAGTACTGTTTCTCACCCTGGTCATAACGTTGTCAGTAACAGCGCAGCGGGTCTTGCCCAAACCTAATCCGCCCCGGCTGGTAAATGATGCGGCTAACCTGTTGACCCCCGACCAGGCGGCGACCCTTGAATCGAAGCTGGTTGCCTATGACGACAGTACATCCAACCAGATTGTTGTTGTTACCGTAACCACCTTGAATGGATTGGATCCAAACGAATATGCCACTGAGTTAGGGCGCTTATGGGGAGTAGGCGGGAGTGAACATAACAATGGAGTAGTGGTGTTGATCTCCACCGGAACCGGTGCAGAATCAGAAGGACGGAAAGTGTATATATCAGCGGGCTATGGATTGGAGGGGGCATTGCCCGATATTATCCTGAAACAGATTGTCGAAAGTGAAATGGTGCCCAACCTGAAAGCAGGCAATTATTACCGGGCGGTGGACGAAGCTACCAGTGCGCTCATAAGGGCTGCAGCAGGTGAATACAAAGCCCCGGCAGGCTATAATAAAAGAGGCAAGCAGAAAGGCATACCGGCCGGGCTCATTTTCTTTATCATCATACTTGTCATTGTCATCATGAGCCGCAGGGGCGGCGGTGGCGGCGGAGGCATGATGAGCCGCCGGGGATTCCGCGGCTGGAACAGTGGCCCGCCTATTATCTTCTTCCCCGGTGGTGGTGGTGGAAGCAGCGGCGGTGGTGGCTGGTCCGGAGGGGGCGGCGGCGGTGGCTTCGGCGGATTCGGTGGTGGCGGATTTGGTGGCGGTGGTGCCGGCGGAAACTGGTAA
- a CDS encoding TPM domain-containing protein yields the protein MAFFPFGKKAPFLSADEAARVVHTIREAEKKTSGEIRIFIESRCRFVNPVDRAAEVFWSLKMDHTEERNGVLVYVAYKDHQTAIWADQGIHARVGNDFWNTEMSRLLKHFATDDYVTGLEHVIHDIGEVMQEKFPYLPTTDKNELPDDIVFGH from the coding sequence ATGGCATTTTTCCCATTCGGTAAAAAAGCCCCCTTCCTGTCAGCAGATGAAGCGGCAAGGGTCGTGCATACCATTCGTGAAGCTGAAAAGAAGACCAGCGGTGAAATCAGGATTTTCATCGAAAGCCGCTGCCGTTTTGTGAACCCGGTTGACCGGGCTGCAGAAGTTTTCTGGAGCCTTAAAATGGATCATACGGAGGAAAGGAACGGGGTGCTGGTTTACGTTGCATATAAAGACCACCAGACCGCTATCTGGGCGGACCAGGGCATCCATGCCAGGGTAGGCAATGATTTCTGGAACACGGAAATGAGCCGGCTGCTGAAACATTTTGCCACGGACGATTATGTCACGGGATTAGAACATGTCATCCATGACATTGGGGAAGTAATGCAGGAAAAGTTTCCTTATTTACCCACTACAGATAAAAACGAATTGCCCGATGATATTGTATTCGGTCATTAA
- a CDS encoding peptide ligase PGM1-related protein: MELYTETIKNNGPILAGESHLLPGSPGEIEQFKLLQSNFRAQFEAVFPDPFAPKTVVIIPSLSLDQEILSKINGHVFYEERMLCLLMLLRMPNTHVVFVSSVPIDPVIVDYYLHLLPGITGYHARQRLHLLSCYDSGHSALTQKILDRPRLIQRIKSAIPVGHIAHLACFNVTELERTLAVRLNLPIYGCDPDLYSWGTKSRSRQIFRECNLKLPDGFEDIKNEAGIIDALVALKSKKPQLKKAVIKIDEGFSGEGNAIFSYAGAPEGDGLREWVSNHFYDQVKVVANDMSVHTFLSKFEEMQGIVEEFLEGEIKTSPSAQYRINPVGHVDVISTHDQRLGGESGQVFLGADFPASPEYSADIGLSGKRVAEFLRDKGVLGRFAVDFLSVKENGTWQNYAIEINLRKGGTTHPFLMLQFLTDGTYNAETGVYQTANGQVRYYHSTDNLCDEKYRGLTPHDLIDIAISNDLHFDATHQEGVMFHLIGALSQFGKLGIVCIGTSPERTQGIYDDTVKALNKCQA, encoded by the coding sequence ATGGAACTATACACTGAAACGATAAAAAACAATGGTCCGATACTGGCAGGTGAGTCGCATTTACTACCGGGTTCACCTGGAGAAATTGAACAATTCAAATTATTGCAGTCCAATTTCAGGGCACAATTTGAAGCTGTTTTCCCGGATCCCTTTGCCCCAAAAACAGTTGTGATCATTCCATCACTTTCGTTAGACCAGGAAATCCTTTCAAAGATAAACGGCCATGTTTTTTACGAAGAGCGTATGCTGTGCCTCCTGATGTTATTACGGATGCCCAATACGCATGTGGTCTTTGTCAGCAGCGTACCTATAGATCCGGTCATCGTCGATTATTACCTGCACCTTCTTCCCGGCATTACTGGTTACCATGCAAGGCAGCGGCTGCATTTGCTAAGTTGTTATGATTCCGGTCATAGTGCACTGACCCAAAAAATACTGGACCGGCCAAGGCTGATCCAACGGATAAAATCGGCCATTCCGGTTGGCCATATTGCCCACCTTGCCTGTTTTAATGTAACTGAACTGGAACGGACCCTGGCCGTCCGGCTGAACCTTCCGATCTATGGCTGCGACCCGGACCTATACAGCTGGGGCACTAAAAGCAGGAGCCGGCAGATCTTCAGGGAATGCAACCTGAAATTACCCGATGGTTTTGAGGATATAAAAAACGAGGCAGGGATCATCGATGCCCTGGTAGCCTTAAAATCTAAAAAGCCCCAGTTAAAAAAAGCTGTCATCAAAATTGATGAAGGCTTTAGCGGGGAGGGAAATGCTATCTTCTCCTATGCGGGAGCACCCGAAGGTGATGGGCTAAGGGAATGGGTCAGCAACCATTTTTATGACCAGGTAAAAGTGGTGGCGAATGACATGTCTGTACATACCTTTCTATCGAAATTTGAAGAAATGCAGGGCATTGTGGAAGAATTCCTGGAAGGAGAGATCAAGACATCTCCTTCTGCGCAATACCGGATCAATCCGGTTGGGCATGTCGATGTAATCTCCACGCACGACCAACGCCTGGGCGGTGAATCTGGCCAGGTATTCCTTGGCGCTGATTTCCCGGCATCCCCTGAATACAGCGCTGATATTGGCTTGTCGGGTAAGCGGGTTGCTGAATTTTTACGCGATAAGGGTGTGCTTGGCCGGTTTGCGGTTGATTTTTTATCCGTGAAAGAAAATGGCACCTGGCAGAACTATGCGATCGAGATCAACCTTCGGAAAGGCGGCACCACGCACCCTTTCCTGATGCTGCAATTCCTCACAGATGGTACCTATAATGCCGAGACAGGCGTTTACCAGACAGCGAACGGACAGGTGAGGTATTATCATTCTACCGATAATCTTTGCGATGAAAAATACCGGGGATTAACGCCTCATGACCTGATTGATATCGCGATCAGCAATGACCTGCATTTTGACGCCACCCACCAGGAAGGCGTGATGTTTCACCTGATCGGTGCATTATCGCAGTTCGGAAAATTGGGGATCGTATGTATAGGGACGAGCCCTGAAAGGACCCAGGGTATTTATGATGATACGGTGAAAGCGTTGAACAAATGCCAGGCTTAA